In the genome of Crassostrea angulata isolate pt1a10 chromosome 6, ASM2561291v2, whole genome shotgun sequence, the window TCCCCCTCTTGGTAAAATTATTCCTGGAATTTACGATGTTTTGAAACATGTTCTTAGGGGATGACCGTGGGTTTAAAACATTGGGCACCAAATATGACAGGTGGTGAAAAGTCAAGTCTCAACCTGGCCTCGAACCCAGGGCCTCTGGCGTACCATGTCAGCACTCTTACCACTGAGCTACTGAGACCTGATATATTGACTGACAGTCACATACCTGTTAATCCTATGACATGTATAGTGTGTGAATACAATAGAATGTCCTTGCAGGGCAATCCCTTTATATATGTATGAAAGGACTGCATCAGGTTACAGTGTAAACTTAGTTCATGTATTCCCAAATACTACCAGATATATCTGGCAATCATACTCTAGCATCTAACCTGCTTGCCCTGGGATCAAATTATAGGGTTTTTACTTCTGTACCTtgcaataaactttaaaaaaaaaccaaacagtaGAAGCAGAATTTTCTTTGTCGTTGTAAGGTGTGAACTaagtaacaatttttttcaggatttttcaatttaattatattaGAAAAGTGTTGATTATACacaagactttttaaaattgtaaatcagGTGAATGTAGTTTCATACCTGGCTGAACAGTTTAACCAGTTGTTTACTGTTAAGGTTGTACACCTGCTTCACTACTCCAGGTAACAGACACTTCATCCACAGGTAAATGTCACCTTTAAACCCAtctacacaaaaaataaatggcAAATCTGTATCTAACATAACTTCAGATACACAAGTTTATCACTTCCCTTTATCAAAACTCATAGATTACAATTAAAAGGTTATTTTTTATGACTGCATACTAGTGATGTCCCAATCATCGATAATAATCGAAAATCGATCGATTGTTATAGCATTCTAAGCGCTCGATCATAAAAGGTTTCATTATGATTAATCGGTTGAGGTTTTTTCCCTTTCAACGAGCGCATATCATAAATATAATATTCTTGACGTAAACTATCTAAACCCTGAAAAGGCGCGCAGTCTGAAAATGGCTGACATGTCAGACGAGCTCCATATTCTTACTCGGGAAATATAGCATATTCTCAAAATTGGACTCATAAATAATGCTGGACTCAAAAATAATGCTGGACTGCCTTCTAATGAAAAtcttttgaatataatttttttatagctTGAAATACTAAGTAAATTAAATTACGAAAGCCTAGTGATGAGTCTGTTCATTGttacttgtttattttcatttacttaGCATTacactataaaatataaaaatctccGATTATAATAGATAATTAGTTAGTTGCAGGAAACCGATTATCGATTATAAAAATCTTATCGATTCCCATCACTACTGCATACAAGAGCAATAATAAGTCATACCATATTCAAAGCAATTCTTGTAAAAGAGACTTTAAATACAGTGGTACTTCTGTGTATGTGTATGTTTCCAGGGAAATTACACAATATTCATATTGTTATTTACACATTCTAGAAGTAATACAATGTGAGTTAATAAAATTCAATGACAATGCCATGATGGTAAAATTCTTTATGAAAATTTGGTTCAGTGATTATTTTTGGTTCCTTTCAAAGTCAGATCTTGATTCTTCATTTAGTAACTCCATTTGACATCTGCAGCTTGCTTTACCTTGCTTATGTAATTATGAGAGACAACATAATaaattattgtatcatacattatttttattgtttctaatgGTCAAATGGCATTTTAGGTATCAATttggaatatatttttctattcagatatataaatgtattttacctCCAGAGGAGCCTTTGTTAATGAAATCATGGACAAGTTTAGTTTTAGCCAAGTAGGAATTCTCCTCTGCGATTTCCGCACAGAGGCGTCGGAACTCTCGGAATGAGTCATCTCTGTGGCCTGGAGCATCACTTTCCAAGGCACTTGTTGAAGGACCAGctgaataaattaaataatgacAGAGTATAGGCTATTTATTGCAAAAGATAAAGCCTTAAAGATACCCTTTGGAAGAATCTACTAGATTCAAACTTAATGCATGCTGACAAAAATTCCTATAAAAAGGTACATGtgaattttgatatatttagatGCTATCAATTTAAATCCACCTTCATCACCAGGATCAGCCTTTTGCTTTGTGGGGGAAAAGGGCAGAGTGGCCTGTACTTTGGATGTTGCCTTTTTCTTCGCAGAGCCTGGAGACTTTGTACTGGAGTGAGTGGCAAATTCTACAATAGAATTCTAATACAATATAATTCTACAATAGAATTCTACAATAGAAGATCTTGTAATCAACCTCCTTGTTCAAATAATACAATGAAATTAATTACATTCTAAACTTCGAAATCCCAATACGTCTTAGAAACAAAATCCCAAGATTTTTCTAGGAATAAGAGATACAAGTACTAAAATAAAGTACcggatatgaaaaaaaagtgttgGATACTTTCAACTTAGGAAGACATATCCATGAGAGGAAGATATATCCATAAGATACATACATATTGATATTAGCCTAAGGGATGGTGAATTCAAATATCAAAGATTTGCCCACATTAAAATCAATCTACAACTTCACCTTTGATTAACTTATTGATCAAATCTTTATCAGACTGCTCGATCTCTGTGAATCCTTCAAGATCGTCTGGCTCCTCAATTTTCTTTGTGGTGGCTCTGGCTCTCTTTAGGGTTTCAAACATGCACTGTGGGTGGTACCACTGTTTCATGTCACCGCCTTCATCAGAGAATGGGTTTGACACCACTTTTCCAATTCTTAGTCCCCCTTTAtcaatcttttgtttacatttcttaCAACTGGAAGTTCCAAGTTTAGCATAGCCTGTGGTATATCtacaataaatatgaaaaaaattggtaatAGGTAATGATAGAACCAtgttaacaagaccttggactttcggtaggataTAACCATCTTTTTcctgcatcaaaacaagttaaaaatgatgctggtttcaagcaaaatatacacagattgctAGTCTTAGCtaaaaagccagacaaatcttgttgatttatttcaaagagccatggctgagtggccagcaatgaaatagacatgcTTACATCACAttctgtttgacacaactacccaaagtccaagctcctgttgaAATGGTTTCAGAATAGAATTTACCCCACTGACCTATCTGATTTAAATAATCAAGAGTCTTTCTGCATTAAGACCAAAgcaaatataacatttattttccAATTAGGTCCTCTAGAATgtatttattatacaaaaaagaataaatattacCTGTTTTCAGCCATGGCTCTCTCTGTGGGAATGTGAAAACTTCTGACACAAAAGAATTTGAGTGTATGGGCATTTACAAACTCagattttgtaatttgtaaagACCTTGACAAAGTTCTCTTTGAATTTGACTGAAGACACCTGAAGAATATGATGCAAGCTTGCTGGAATATCCTTGGCATTTAATTCAGCACCCTAAaagaaacaaatgaaaatgtcacaTACAAAAATGTTAATCCACATCaagtcttttaaataaaattttacttttatggAAATGTTTGAAACAATTATAGGAAATGAACAGATATCTgtcattttttttgtatggtGCAAGATATCAACAGTGATCaatgtatgaaaaatattacataagTTTAAAATACATGGTGACAGAAATTAGAAACACAAAGGGCTTTTCTAAATCTTGAAATGattcaaagaaaatcatttcatttcgtataaagattttttttagaaaagacaaaaaaataaacacttaaATGCTTTATTTCACGCCTTTTAATGGCGTGGTTTTTATATTTCATCATATGGATTGAAATGcattaaatatcataatgaaACTGAAATAGTAAGAAATAACAAGTATTTCATAATACCGTTTGTAAATATCACAGATTCCACTTAGATTCTGCAGGGTAAGCATTTAACGTTATGACTTATGTAtctctactaaaattttgaGACGAAATCTTGACTTGCATTTCTTTACATCTCCATTTGTTGAACGGGGGCGACATTCAGCTCTatattacaattttgaattaaataaacaCATAGAAGTCAACAATCTTTAGCACTATTCTAAAATACTTAAatagtgatttttttctttgcgAATAACAACACAACTTACATACCGTCCTGACTGTTTTCACCTTTACGTAAAGAAGATCTACTTCCGCATATTGGTAGGGGTAATTTCAAAACCAGTAAACTTTATTCCAAAAAACCAGTTAAGTTTCACTGTACAAATGCAACACCACATGACATTGATTtaagcaaatataaaaaatgggGAAATTGCTTAGATGCACATTTAATGGTATCATTACATTTGGCTATTTCTAAGTTATTGAAATAATAGCATTAAGAATAACTATATTGTAAAACTTCAATGTTTTTCTAcagtgttatacatgtaaatattcttTTTCACTTTGAACAACCATctcaacatgtaaaatattgcaGCGGTAActttttttatcagtttattGACTTATCGATAATTATCTCACCTTGTCGgataaatatgaatttcaatatCTTTAACGTTATGTCTTTTTGTTTCAGAATTGTTTATGTCTAGTCAGTTGTTCCATTTAAGTTGAGTCATGCATGTCATCATAGCGATAATTTTAAGTTGCCtaaaaatgtaattatgagATGTTTCCGCAGGTAACCTTCGTATGTGACGTCATGTCAAAATGATCACGTGACAAGCACTAGCTTGGCAGCCATGTTGATCATTGCCTGCTGTGAATCACAAAAGTGGCAATGAAAATAAAGCAGCAGAAGATCCATAAATCGACATAGAAGATCTTGTAAACATACATTATATGTTTAATAtgtcatctttttaaaaaacgtgAAGGGGACTCAGGGTAAGTGCTACATCACACGAAATTAACAACACCCGCTGTGGAAAAGTGCGGGTGTTTTGGTGAAGTGGAGCACGTTTCGTGCATTTGAGGTGTAACAAAAACGTTTCTCCTTTGACTTTACCAAAAACAAATGCATAATTtgtttaatgatatatattcaAAGTTTAGAAATGTGGTGTGATTTTGATATTTCCATCGATCGTAGAGATAGAACGTGTTGTTTTGTTTAGGGACAGCTGATGACAAAGAGGCGGTAGACAAAGGGGAGCTCGTGTAACGGTACTTTGTCCGTAAGTCGAGTCAAGTAGATTAACCCGTAACTATTTATAAAACAGACACGATGGCTACACCTTATGTAAGGTTATCATGGTTATGGATACTTTTATGTTGACTGTTCTTTGTGTATATTTCAGcacaaaaaggtacataaatttatgaaaagaaTAGTTGAACATTTCATGGATTCAACATGTtcatgaattgaaataaaaaagagtgaaaatgtttatgtaaaatCATATATACCTTACtgatataaaattgttttgtagTTTAAAAAACTCATGAAGTTAATTGGAAATGTGAAACACAATAGTTGTTCTCATTCATTCAACTTTTTTGACTGTTTTtctcaaatctttaaaaaaaatgttcattaaacTTTTTTGACTGATTTCATTTACTTTATAGTCTTTATCTTCCATGCACAGTATCATATTTAATGTTAGTTAAAGTTTTATCCATCAAGGAAAAGGGGCTCAGTTTAAGAAATTAAGAATGTAGTTTAAAGAGTAAGAAAACTTCATTAGCCAACACAATTTATGACACACAGCTTCTTCATGTTCTGCCAATAcagtaattttattatataccaTCAATAAAGAAGAATGTTGATTTCAAACCATTTGTGAAACAAGTTCTTTTGGAAGAAATTATTGATTCCAATTTACTTTAAGTAaccctctgcatttaatttaacaTCAGCTGAAACCCTAGTTTAGTTTGAAATATGTTAAACATAGGCCAAGATCATATACTTGAGTTTATGAGCAAGTATTTGCATTGCAATTTACTAGATTCCTCCCTGAAAGTGTTAAGGAACCAATCATTAAGGGCATACATtattcataaaacatgaaaattcaatgAGAAGTTTTGCATGACTAGCCATGGGGCTCAACAATATCAATGAGGAAAGATTCAATACTGCATTTTTCTGCCAGAGTTGATGCACCAAATCAAAGTCAAATCTTTtcaaattatcatgaaatgaagGTAAAACCATATTTTAGCAAAGAAAGATACATAATTCTTTATTTGacagttttcaaaatcataaaattgaacaaagatttgattttttattaacattaatattttcaGGATACCAACTGACAAAGGGAAGCtgctaaataaaaaagaaatctacCAGAAATTACGTCAAGGTCATGATCTAACATCCAACTTCTATTATCAAGTGATACAAAATTGCTCATGATCTACACAGAATAAATCAGTTGGTCTGAATTGTTTTCCCTTGAACATTTTTCAATCTGTGAACAGAGCCTGCCCTAAATCATGGTCAGTAAATGAGCATGGGGCAGAAAGTATCAGGTGGAATAAAAACGGTTTCAGCACGAGATTCCTCCTACAGAACCCTCTACCGAGGTGAAATGGTGTACAACCCCGATTATCAGAAGCCTGCCCGGCTGGACATGCTCCTCGACATGCCGTCCCCAAACAAAGACTCCCAAGTCAACCATTCCTGGAATCCGGATGACAGATCTTTAAACATATTTGTGAAAGACGATGACAAGTTAACGTTTCATCGTCATCCCGTTGCTCAAAGTACAGACTGCATACGTGGCAAAGTAGGGTATACAAGAGGACTTCATGTGTGGGAAATCATTTGGAGCACAAGGCAGCGTGGGACCCACGCTGTGGTAGGCGTGGCTACGAGTGATGCGCCCCTACACTGCGTTGGTTATCAGTCTCTTGTGGGCAGTAATTGTGAATCTTGGGGATGGGACTTGGGAAGGAACAAACTTTACCATGACGTTAAAAATAATCCTGGTGTAACATATCCTAGTCTGTTGAACTCAGATGAAAACTTTGTAGTACCAGACAGTTTCTTGGTTGTATTGGACATGGATGAGGGAACTCTCAGTTTTGTGGTGGACGGCCAGTACCTCGGTGTAGCCTTCAGAGGACTCAAAGGGAGAAAACTGTATCCAATTGTCAGTGCCGTGTGGGGTCATTGtgaaataacaatgaaatatttaggTGGACTGGATCGTAAGTACTTTGTA includes:
- the LOC128188749 gene encoding SPRY domain-containing SOCS box protein 1-like, encoding MSMGQKVSGGIKTVSARDSSYRTLYRGEMVYNPDYQKPARLDMLLDMPSPNKDSQVNHSWNPDDRSLNIFVKDDDKLTFHRHPVAQSTDCIRGKVGYTRGLHVWEIIWSTRQRGTHAVVGVATSDAPLHCVGYQSLVGSNCESWGWDLGRNKLYHDVKNNPGVTYPSLLNSDENFVVPDSFLVVLDMDEGTLSFVVDGQYLGVAFRGLKGRKLYPIVSAVWGHCEITMKYLGGLDPEPLPLMDICRRTIRHQLGKNRLHEIPRLPLPNPLKSYLLYQS